A genomic segment from Brienomyrus brachyistius isolate T26 chromosome 9, BBRACH_0.4, whole genome shotgun sequence encodes:
- the sf3a3 gene encoding splicing factor 3A subunit 3, with product METILEQQRRYHEEKERLMDAKAKEMLHKKTTLRDQINSDHRTRAMLDRYMEVSANLRDSYEDKDGMRKEELKAISGPNEFAEFYNRLKQIKEFHRKHPNEICVPMSVEFEELIKVRENPNEEAQNLVEFTDEEGYGRYLDLHDCYLKYINLKGSEKLEYIAYLSTFDQLFDISKDRKNAEYKKYLEMLLEYLQDYTDRVKPLLDQNELYGKILVEFEKKWENGTFPGWPKETSSALTHAGAHLDLSAFSSWEELASLGLDRLKSALMALGLKCGGTLEERAQRLFSTKGKSLESLDSSLFAKNPKSKGPKRDTERNKEIGFLEAQIYEYVEILGEQRQLTHENVQRKQARTGEEREEEEEEQLSESESEDEDNEIIYNPKNLPLGWDGKPIPYWLYKLHGLNINYNCEICGNYTYRGPKAFQRHFAEWRHAHGMRCLGIPNTAHFANVTQIEDAVSLWAKLKSQKASERWQPDTEEEYEDSSGNVVNKKTYEDLKRQGLL from the exons ATGGAGACTATTTTGGAGCAACAACGGCGTTACCACGAAGAGAAGGAAAGGTTGATGGATGCAAAAGCTAAAGAAATGCTGCATAAGAAGACAACG TTAAGAGACCAGATCAATTCAGATCACCGGACACGGGCTATGTTGGAC AGATACATGGAAGTTAGTGCAAATTTAAGGGATTCCTATGAAGATAAAGATGG CATGAGGAAGGAGGAGCTGAAGGCCATCTCGGGACCCAACGAATTTGCAGAGTTCTACAACAGGCTCAAGCAAATAAAGGAGTTTCACCGGAAACATCCAAATGAG atTTGTGTGCcgatgtctgtggagtttgaggAGCTGATCAAGGTTCGAGAGAATCCCAATGAAGAGGCACAGA ATCTGGTTGAATTCACTGACGAGGAAGGCTATGGTCGCTACCTGGACCTCCATGATTGTTACCTGAAGTATATCAATCTGAAAGGCTCAGAG AAACTCGAGTACATCGCTTACCTGTCCACCTTCGATCAGCTGTTTGACATCTCGAAAGACAGGAAGAATGCAGAGTACAAAAA GTACCTAGAGATGCTTCTGGAGTACCTGCAGGACTACACGGACAGGGTGAAGCCTCTTCTGGACCAAAACGAGCTGTATGGCAAAATCCTGGTCGAGTTCGAGAAGAAGTGGGAGAACGGCACTTTCCCCGGCTGGCCG AAAGAGACGAGCAGTGCTCTGACCCACGCCGGTGCTCACCTGGACCTGTCTGCCTTCTCCTCCTGGGAG GAGTTGGCGTCTCTGGGGTTGGACAGACTGAAGTCTGCCCTAATGGCCCTGGGGCTGAAGTGTGGCGG GACCCTGGAGGAGAGAGCGCAGAGGCTCTTCAGCACCAAGGGCAAATCTCTGGAGTCTCTGGATTCCTCGCTGTTTGCCAAGAACCCGAAATCCAAAGGACCAAAGAG GGATACGGAGCGCAACAAGGAAATTGGCTTCCTGGAGGCTCAGATCTACGAGTACGTGGAGATCCTGGGG GAACAACGTCAGCTGACCCACGAGAACGTGCAGCGGAAGCAGGCGCGCACCGGCGAGGAgcgtgaggaggaagaggaggagcagcTGAGCGAGAGCGAGAGCGAAGATGAGGACAATGAGATCATCTATAACCCCAAGAACCTGCCGCTGGGCTGGGATGGCAAG CCGATCCCCTACTGGCTGTACAAGCTACATGGGCTGAATATAAACTACAACTGTGAGATTTGTGGGAACTACACATACAGAGGCCCCAAGGCTTTCCAGCGCCACTTTGCG GAGTGGCGCCACGCGCACGGCATGCGATGCCTGGGCATCCCCAACACCGCCCACTTTGCCAACGTCACCCAGATCGAGGACGCAGTGTCCc TGTGGGCTAAGCTGAAGTCCCAGAAAGCATCAGAAAGGTGGCAGCCTGACACAGAG GAGGAATATGAAGATTCCAGCGGGAACGTGGTCAACAAGAAAACCTACGAGGATCTGAAACGCCAGGGGCTGCTGTAA
- the LOC125748529 gene encoding uncharacterized protein LOC125748529 isoform X2: protein MPSTGCVTGIVLILIVQLRMTTSQSSTIVPTSSPNSDITTFTSPPPFSSTENTTAITNMTTLAPSSTFTGSTNATATTTGKSNNNSTGKISCRTFTCNSSMCYATYLNTTASPCTTDALFCELRRLDSVMYSANCSAFCNATVNRCANSTMTSCSVDCCNSTDCLNSTLASLMITATVTPVTTVTTQTISYTLVTTMKNGKKCHKLNCQGEKCYQTDPGKQVTDCLVGQDFCKLNKTNSGTTVSWEAACSGNCTGDKSCGSTAANCTQECCTAATSGSCLKLDGSVNMPNSAVVLHVALSLFFPWLLIWALGFCFLIG, encoded by the exons ATGCCTTCAACGGGCTGTGTAACAG GAATTGTGCTGATCTTAATTGTTCAACTGAGAATGACCACAAGTCAGAGCAGCACCATAGTTCCTACCAGCAGCCCGAACTCAGACATCACAACATTCACATCACCTCCTCCATTCAGTTCGACTGAAAATACGACTGCAATTACCAATATGACAACATTGGCACCTTCGAGTACATTCACAGGATCTACAAATGCAACAGCAA CAACAACAGGAAAGTCCAATAACAACTCTACTGGCAAG ATATCGTGTCGGACGTTCACCTGCAATTCCTCCATGTGTTACGCCACATACCTCAACACGACTGCCAGCCCATGCACTACTGATGCCCTTTtttgtgag CTGCGGCGCCTTGACAGCGTTATGTACTCTGCGAACTGCAGCGCGTTCTGCAATGCGACCGTCAACCGCTGCGCAAACTCGACTATGACCAGCTGCAGTGTGGACTGCTGCAACTCCACCGACTGCCTTAATTCCACACTTGCATCACTAATGATAACCGCCACAG TGACTCCAGTCACCACAGTGACCACCCAGACTATCTCCTACACTCTGGTGACTACAATGAAAAAC GGAAAGAAATGCCACAAACTCAATTGCCAGGGCGAGAAATGCTACCAGACGGACCCCGGGAAACAGGTCACCGACTGCCTTGTGGGCCAGGACTTCTGCAAG CTGAATAAGACCAACTCGGGTACAACAGTGTCCTGGGAGGCTGCCTGTAGCGGAAACTGCACTGGAGACAAGTCCTGCGGCTCCACTGCTGCAAATTGCACGCAGGAATGTTGCACCGCAGCAACATCAGGCTCCTGCCTCAAGCTGGATGGGTCGGTCAACATGCCCAACTCCGCTGTGGTCCTCCACGTTGCACTCAGCCTCTTTTTCCCCTGGCTGCTGATATGGGCTTTGGGCTTCTGCTTTCTGATTGGCTAG
- the LOC125748529 gene encoding keratin-associated protein 10-6 isoform X1: protein MPSTGCVTGIVLILIVQLRMTTSQSSTIVPTSSPNSDITTFTSPPPFSSTENTTAITNMTTLAPSSTFTGSTNATATTTGKSNNNSTGKQISCRTFTCNSSMCYATYLNTTASPCTTDALFCELRRLDSVMYSANCSAFCNATVNRCANSTMTSCSVDCCNSTDCLNSTLASLMITATVTPVTTVTTQTISYTLVTTMKNGKKCHKLNCQGEKCYQTDPGKQVTDCLVGQDFCKLNKTNSGTTVSWEAACSGNCTGDKSCGSTAANCTQECCTAATSGSCLKLDGSVNMPNSAVVLHVALSLFFPWLLIWALGFCFLIG, encoded by the exons ATGCCTTCAACGGGCTGTGTAACAG GAATTGTGCTGATCTTAATTGTTCAACTGAGAATGACCACAAGTCAGAGCAGCACCATAGTTCCTACCAGCAGCCCGAACTCAGACATCACAACATTCACATCACCTCCTCCATTCAGTTCGACTGAAAATACGACTGCAATTACCAATATGACAACATTGGCACCTTCGAGTACATTCACAGGATCTACAAATGCAACAGCAA CAACAACAGGAAAGTCCAATAACAACTCTACTGGCAAG CAGATATCGTGTCGGACGTTCACCTGCAATTCCTCCATGTGTTACGCCACATACCTCAACACGACTGCCAGCCCATGCACTACTGATGCCCTTTtttgtgag CTGCGGCGCCTTGACAGCGTTATGTACTCTGCGAACTGCAGCGCGTTCTGCAATGCGACCGTCAACCGCTGCGCAAACTCGACTATGACCAGCTGCAGTGTGGACTGCTGCAACTCCACCGACTGCCTTAATTCCACACTTGCATCACTAATGATAACCGCCACAG TGACTCCAGTCACCACAGTGACCACCCAGACTATCTCCTACACTCTGGTGACTACAATGAAAAAC GGAAAGAAATGCCACAAACTCAATTGCCAGGGCGAGAAATGCTACCAGACGGACCCCGGGAAACAGGTCACCGACTGCCTTGTGGGCCAGGACTTCTGCAAG CTGAATAAGACCAACTCGGGTACAACAGTGTCCTGGGAGGCTGCCTGTAGCGGAAACTGCACTGGAGACAAGTCCTGCGGCTCCACTGCTGCAAATTGCACGCAGGAATGTTGCACCGCAGCAACATCAGGCTCCTGCCTCAAGCTGGATGGGTCGGTCAACATGCCCAACTCCGCTGTGGTCCTCCACGTTGCACTCAGCCTCTTTTTCCCCTGGCTGCTGATATGGGCTTTGGGCTTCTGCTTTCTGATTGGCTAG